The Dreissena polymorpha isolate Duluth1 chromosome 9, UMN_Dpol_1.0, whole genome shotgun sequence genome contains the following window.
AGGAAGTATACAGTATGTTTGACCATTTCCTTTCTTCTCAGGTTTGAGGACGAACTCCGAAAAGAGGAAGGAACTATAGCGTTGCCTTACTGGGACTGTAGCCTCGATTTTGCGATGGACAACCCGGTCAACTCTGTCCTTTGGGCCGATGACCACTTTGGGAATGCGAATGGCGACGTTGTTGTGGGTCCATTTGCAAGTGAGTTAAGACTCTCCAGTCTCGCCCATAGGGACCGAAAAACTAGAAATGATATCCACTAATATACCTATTTTCTTGAATAACGAATATGGCTTTATTAATAGATGTGTCGTTTGGATATTGGATAAAATTGCCTTCAGCCTGTCGAAACATGATCTGCATCGAGTGTATATAATATGTTATAGTTTAATCACCATACTTGAAAGAAAACTACACATGTACTGCATGGAGTTTGCTTCCAGACTGGATGACTACCCGCGGTAAACTAACCAGAAACTATGGCAACCGCGGTGTGTTGATAGACTACcggaaaatgaaaaacatcaTCAACAGTTGTAACACTAAGGTAAGTTCTGGCATTTTTTTAATAGTTTCAATAATAGATAGATAGCCGCCTCGATAATTTTAAGCGTGTTAACCCtttgaaacaaaatacatgtCTGTATATCTATtatacactttttattttcatgagTGCAGTCTTGTATGTTCAGGACATAACGTTCCCTCTGGAGATCGACGCCAGAAGTGAGTTAGACGGCATCCTTGAGTACCAcagtaatggtgtaaacaactgGGTGGGAGGGGACATGACCGACGCTAGTTTTGCCGCTTACGATCCTGTATTCTACATGCATCTTGCCTTTATTGACTTTATATGGGAGCGTTTCCGTGAAAACCAAGCGAATACATGTCAGATTAACCCAGAAAATGCCTACGCCAGTCCACCGGGATACCGTTCGCAACAAGCGGAAGTTCCTATGTATGGCTTTAGCGAGTTACGAAACATTGACGGTCTGATGTCGTACTGGACTAAGACGTGGTACGCATATGAACCCCGTCCCCGATGCCCGGATTGCGGATCCAAGTACCTGTTCTGCAACATGACGTCACAGATGTGCATCAGTCATTCTCGGCGCACCGATTTCAACGCCGGTAAACGCGTGGATCCGTTGGGTGCCATCGGAGCTGCGTCCAACAGCTTTGAACCTCGGTCCGTCTTTATTCCAAAAAGAAGCATTTACCCATTCACACCCTCGCCAGAGTCCGATGGTCGGTTACATAGTACAGCTCTGGATGACGCAAAAGAAACGATAGCGCGTTTGCAAACAAAACCGGAAACAACCACGTCGCGTTGGTTGTCGCTAGCACAGTGGGTGAAAAATTTAGAACCACTTCCTGTCGGAGTCGTGGACAACAGCATTTTCCCTCGCAGAATAAGGTCTTAATCTTATTTGTGTTGCACTGAGTTATTTGTTCATGAAAATATTGAATACTAATATGCTATGAGAAAATAAACGTATGTGGACGTATATATCGCCCCATTggagcaaaaaggtaccatgtgtcttcttatttcaatgtcacatggtaccaatTGGGCAATATTTTAAGTACGTGTCTCTATAACTAAAATCGTATTTATTTAATCTCACCCGTTTCAAAAACCATATCGCAGCCAGAGTACCCTTACGTCGACAAACAGGTTTCGGTTTAACTAAcacgataaaaaaaaatattcccaaaaaaaattaagttaatgGTCATCTGCTGTTCTGTCGTTCGCCACTGTCCGACCTTCCAAATCAGCCTATGCGTTGACCAATAATGTATCGACTGTTATTAATGCGCCAGTACTTAGTGTATGCATGTGACAGAACTGctataaaaagtatttaatattgACCATTTCACGTTTagggaaattgacaaaattgataaaaatatgtttcagatttgcaaatgtttgtaatagttgtgatatttgcgaggaaaagggtaatactgaacataaaccaTGCTTTAACGTATCCATATTATGCTTCTTTGGCGAAtacaaaaactgaaaattataaagcattacaagCGTTATCGTTTTATTTTTTGACATTGCGTGGATTGctcatttatattataaaataattcacaTA
Protein-coding sequences here:
- the LOC127846482 gene encoding putative tyrosinase-like protein tyr-3, whose translation is MAIWIGLLFDRITCQPEICLMVPPELKSCYENALRHPITSKAAIVDCLQRLLWFFLPDRNQTRPDVTSFVTNNAQRYPIPLTGFRVRKEYRRLTDYERVRLHNALNSLYKKGVIRKYGQLYADASGSTHGGPAFLSWHRVFLARFEDELRKEEGTIALPYWDCSLDFAMDNPVNSVLWADDHFGNANGDVVVGPFANWMTTRGKLTRNYGNRGVLIDYRKMKNIINSCNTKDITFPLEIDARSELDGILEYHSNGVNNWVGGDMTDASFAAYDPVFYMHLAFIDFIWERFRENQANTCQINPENAYASPPGYRSQQAEVPMYGFSELRNIDGLMSYWTKTWYAYEPRPRCPDCGSKYLFCNMTSQMCISHSRRTDFNAGKRVDPLGAIGAASNSFEPRSVFIPKRSIYPFTPSPESDGRLHSTALDDAKETIARLQTKPETTTSRWLSLAQWVKNLEPLPVGVVDNSIFPRRIRS